Genomic window (Pseudomonas sp. L5B5):
GATTCCAGCAGGTGGCTGGCGAAGGAGTGACGCAGCATGTGCGGGTGCAGGTTCTGCCCCAGCTCGCGTTCGCCGGCGGCCTTGACCCGCAGCTGGATGGCCCGGGGGCCCAGGCGCCGGCCTTTCTGGCTGACGAACAGGGCGCTGTCCGGCGGGTTGCTCAAGGCCCGCAGTGGCAACCACAACGCCAGTGCTTCGCGGGCTTTGCGGCCCACCGGCAGGACCCGGGTCTTGCTGCCCTTGCCAAGGACCTGGACCAGGCCGTCCGCCAGGTCCAGTTGTTCGAGGTCCAGGCTGGTCAGCTCGGAAAGGCGTAGCCCGCAGGAATAGAACAGCTCCAGGATCGCCTGGTCGCGGTGGGCCAGGAAATCATCCTCCACCGCGCCTTCCAGCAGTTGCAGGGTCCGGTCGGTGTCCAGGGTCTTGGGCAGTCGGCGCTCGCCCTTGGGCGGGGCCAGGCCATTGGCCGGGTCGTGCTCGCACAACCCTTCGCGGTTCAGGTAGTGATAGAGGCCGCGCACCGCGGACAGCAGGCGGGCCAGGCTGCGTGAGGACTGGCCTTGCTGGTGCAGGCGGACAATCAGGCTGCGCAAGCCCTGGATGTCCAGGTCGGCC
Coding sequences:
- the xerC gene encoding tyrosine recombinase XerC; this translates as MHQQLDAYCAHLRSERQVSPHTLEAYRRDLGKVLGFCEKQQVHSWADLDIQGLRSLIVRLHQQGQSSRSLARLLSAVRGLYHYLNREGLCEHDPANGLAPPKGERRLPKTLDTDRTLQLLEGAVEDDFLAHRDQAILELFYSCGLRLSELTSLDLEQLDLADGLVQVLGKGSKTRVLPVGRKAREALALWLPLRALSNPPDSALFVSQKGRRLGPRAIQLRVKAAGERELGQNLHPHMLRHSFASHLLESSQDLRAVQELLGHSDIKTTQIYTHLDFQHLAAVYDSAHPRAKRNKGGE